The Toxoplasma gondii ME49 chromosome XII, whole genome shotgun sequence genome includes a region encoding these proteins:
- a CDS encoding inner dynein arm light chain, putative (encoded by transcript TGME49_249960), whose amino-acid sequence MQSSLLKYKSPEVERITSQDASKSRERAKAPGEGTSSQPVAIATTEDILDFILPPREWTEYGQLWRQRVSSTPATRADVIALQGELDKRLKQRQAREYGLCPVREELYSQCFDEILRQVTIACAERGLLLHRVRTELRTMIQAYQKLYESSAAFGMRKALQAEYRKEEMDERLESLTQSNKQLEQEVKVMERYVEKTVQEAADRMEQEEQDHKATVTALKKKSQKMKHELERLLSVASRR is encoded by the exons ATGCAGTCCTCCCTGCTGAAATACAAATCCCCCGAGGTTGAACGCATTACTAGCCAGGATGCCTCGAAAAGTCGGGAACGAGCGAAGGCACCCGGGGAGGGGACTTCCAGTCAACCTGTTGCGATAGCCACGACAGAAGATATCTTAGATTTTATACTGCCGCCGCGCGAGTGGACAGAATATGGACAACTATGGAGGCAGAGAGTCAGTAGCACTCCAGCAACGCGTGCCGATGTCATCGCTCTCCAAGGCGAACTTGACAAACGTCTGAAACAAAGACAAGCGCGGGAGTACGGTCTCTGTCCGGTTCGGGAAGAGTTGTACTCCCAGTGTTTCGACGAAATACTCCGGCAG GTGACAATTGCGTGTGCCGAGAGAGGTTTGCTTCTCCACCGCGTGCGCACGGAGCTCCGCACAATGATTCAAGCTTATCAGAAGCTGTACGAGTCATCTGCAGCCTTCGGCATGAGGAAGGCGCTGCAGGCGGAGTATCgcaaagaagaaatggaCGAGCGCCTCGAATCGCTAACCCAGAGCAACAAGCAACTCGAGCAGGAAGTGAAAGTAATGGAGCGCTACGTTGAGAAAACAGTACAAGAAGCCGCGGACAGAATGGAACAG GAGGAGCAAGACCACAAAGCAACAGTAACCGCACTTAAGAAAAAATCCCAGAAAATGAAGCATGAACTCGAAAGACTTCTCTCCGTTGCGTCTCGAAGATGA